The following are from one region of the Pseudomonas putida genome:
- a CDS encoding RHS repeat-associated core domain-containing protein: MTAPSTRPHETAVAPIREIPPEDIEESANNVDLWLRQLSENRLTLADLKMAAEFIPIANNIMAAVDAVSDLITLAENENRTLLDWVSLGINLIGVIPVPPVMAFARKSLRPALHLAKQQVKANPKAAIGETIVTVLTGHLNATILGELENFVAFAEAELSQMLAKCGASAKTLMLTIAKGIDDFLKGQLKHAPATKSDDLSWLEEIAKHATLPLEVATVAALNSLSRLIPPYIKAIGFKYVALLRHLATEVERNLKDLGNAQVTNSIGHILLMLRNAAGRKRAQLNTSVPPTGIRQARGVSRQNELGAINRQPGPRQDAKPEKNGACASTCHNITFARGSEQLIHTDFTLPGPFPVSWARNYRSSQSALDGGPLGARWISPFTVYFEVTDEALCYQAADGRSHSYPLPKVGKFHHDPVEEVVLVRTGERTLSLARGHALEEQYERVGDVFRLIRMRQRGGASIALHYEHSHEGTQVLSDLLTYQNDQPHQHIQTLIDRTGRIESLWLMKAGEPVRQLAAYRYSDEGDLTTALDEHGRQWNYEYRHHLITRYTDRTGRAMNLEWLGEGPDAKAVHEWADDGSYEVRLEWDKHIRLTYVTDALGNETKHYYNIQGYTYRIVHPDGNEEWLFRDDAMNVVQHVHRDGSVDHYAYDERSNLLQHTRPDGTSVHHAYDDLDQRFKTRDAEGGLWRYDYDQRGNIIEAIDPLENKTQYTYNSDNLPIAIIDANGGEKKLTYNHDGQLASYTDCSGKTTQWKYDALGQLTKLINAAGEVTEYHYAAGHLTSVVHPDQTRDRFEYDAEGRLLSFTDALHRRTRWDYNEAGLIHQRHNPNDATLTYHWDKLGQLVRLRNENNSEATFAYDPVGRLLKETGFDKQATDYLYDNGSDLPTRRLDGDRITHFDYDPMGRLVESNAGQRGGKEWETETFAYDGNGRLLLAENKDCKLQWFYDLAGNNTREHQHFKYMQQPKVAVFTHEYDALNLRVATTRPDGHRVSWLTYGSGHLLGLKFDDRELLSYQRDDLHREIGREQGNGLVQRQTWTANDQLLEQTLAPRGATKRIAARNYRYDESGQLTHVNDLNRGDTYYRYDPVGRLLEATHNYSKETFAFDPASNLLDPDAPPGPNPHSPRKINDNVLRSYCGTQYRYDERGNLLERIENGKTGHFTWDLYNRLRRYEDDRLIVSFAYDALGRRLYKNSRAKYRDRPQAGPLWNENARRQRDEELGCGFTWFTWDGDTLATECRDQKERGGSTTHYVFEPGTFIPVAQAVTNTVLDLLPQPLYGDHYSIDRDPIWLHKPKAGPIEAFVWYQCDKLGTPMELTDEDGQIAWSGAFKAWGFAEEVRKDAVQAAKFGNPLRFQGQYCDNETKLHYNRHRYYDPEIGRFAGKDPIRFLGGINIYQYAPNPTQWIDPLGLARSGQWVAVGNGRIRIDPPHVENTDQQVHAHCQCKSRKREVVVNMDGSQSHKSRGSTTELTRTEKDFLRNKGFNL; encoded by the coding sequence ATGACCGCACCTTCCACACGTCCACACGAGACGGCCGTCGCACCTATCAGAGAGATCCCCCCGGAAGACATTGAAGAAAGTGCGAACAATGTTGACCTCTGGCTCAGGCAACTCAGCGAAAACAGGCTGACCCTCGCCGATCTGAAGATGGCGGCTGAGTTCATTCCCATCGCTAACAACATCATGGCGGCTGTAGACGCCGTCAGCGATTTGATCACGCTCGCAGAGAACGAAAACAGAACGCTGCTCGACTGGGTCAGCCTCGGCATAAACCTGATAGGCGTAATTCCAGTCCCGCCCGTGATGGCCTTTGCAAGAAAGAGCCTAAGACCTGCCCTGCACCTAGCCAAGCAGCAGGTCAAAGCAAATCCGAAAGCAGCAATCGGCGAAACCATAGTAACCGTTCTGACCGGACACTTGAACGCGACAATCCTCGGCGAGCTGGAGAACTTCGTCGCCTTCGCAGAAGCCGAACTGTCGCAAATGCTTGCGAAATGCGGCGCGTCTGCGAAGACATTGATGCTTACGATCGCCAAGGGTATCGACGACTTCCTGAAAGGACAGCTGAAGCATGCGCCGGCAACCAAAAGCGACGATCTATCGTGGCTGGAGGAGATTGCAAAACATGCGACGCTTCCGCTGGAAGTCGCTACCGTTGCGGCGCTCAATAGCTTATCGAGACTGATCCCCCCTTACATAAAAGCAATTGGCTTCAAATACGTTGCATTACTTCGACACCTTGCTACCGAGGTGGAGCGAAATCTTAAGGACCTTGGCAACGCTCAAGTAACCAACAGCATTGGCCACATCCTATTAATGCTGCGAAACGCCGCTGGGCGCAAACGTGCTCAGCTCAATACCAGTGTTCCTCCAACCGGCATAAGGCAAGCCAGAGGGGTTAGTCGTCAGAACGAACTGGGCGCGATCAACAGGCAGCCTGGCCCGAGGCAGGATGCAAAGCCCGAGAAGAATGGCGCCTGCGCTAGTACATGCCACAACATCACTTTCGCGCGCGGCTCTGAACAGTTAATTCACACTGATTTTACGCTTCCTGGACCCTTTCCAGTTTCGTGGGCGCGCAACTACCGATCCAGTCAGTCCGCCCTTGATGGTGGCCCATTGGGTGCACGATGGATATCTCCGTTCACCGTCTACTTTGAAGTCACCGATGAAGCACTGTGCTACCAGGCTGCCGATGGTCGCTCCCACAGCTACCCACTGCCCAAAGTCGGAAAATTCCACCATGACCCCGTTGAAGAAGTCGTACTCGTTCGGACGGGCGAGCGAACGCTCTCACTCGCCAGAGGACATGCGCTCGAAGAGCAGTATGAGCGGGTCGGCGACGTTTTTAGACTCATCCGCATGCGCCAGCGCGGCGGAGCCAGCATTGCCCTTCACTACGAGCATTCGCATGAAGGAACCCAGGTCCTCTCTGATCTGCTGACCTATCAGAACGACCAGCCCCATCAACACATCCAAACTCTAATTGATCGTACTGGACGCATCGAGAGCTTGTGGTTGATGAAGGCGGGAGAGCCGGTTCGGCAGCTGGCAGCCTATCGCTACAGCGACGAAGGAGACCTGACAACTGCTCTTGATGAGCATGGCAGGCAGTGGAACTACGAATATCGGCACCACTTGATCACTCGGTACACCGACAGGACTGGCCGGGCGATGAACCTGGAATGGCTGGGTGAAGGACCGGATGCCAAAGCCGTCCACGAATGGGCAGACGATGGCAGCTATGAGGTGCGCCTGGAGTGGGACAAGCACATCCGCCTTACCTACGTCACGGACGCCCTGGGCAACGAAACCAAGCACTATTACAACATTCAGGGCTACACCTATCGCATCGTCCACCCCGACGGCAACGAGGAGTGGCTGTTCCGCGACGATGCCATGAACGTGGTCCAACATGTGCACCGCGACGGCAGCGTTGACCACTATGCCTACGATGAGCGCAGCAACCTATTGCAGCACACGCGACCAGACGGCACCTCGGTCCACCACGCCTACGATGACCTCGACCAACGCTTTAAAACACGGGATGCCGAGGGGGGATTATGGCGGTATGACTACGACCAACGCGGCAACATCATCGAAGCCATAGACCCACTGGAGAACAAGACCCAGTACACCTACAACAGCGACAACCTGCCCATTGCCATCATCGATGCCAACGGGGGCGAGAAAAAGCTCACGTACAACCATGACGGTCAACTGGCTAGCTACACCGACTGCTCTGGCAAAACGACTCAGTGGAAGTACGACGCGCTCGGCCAACTCACCAAGCTTATCAACGCTGCTGGTGAGGTAACCGAGTATCACTACGCCGCAGGGCACCTCACCAGTGTCGTCCATCCGGACCAGACCCGAGATCGCTTCGAATACGATGCTGAAGGCCGGCTGCTCAGCTTCACCGACGCCCTGCATCGCCGTACGCGCTGGGACTATAACGAAGCCGGGTTGATTCATCAGCGCCACAACCCCAACGACGCCACCCTCACCTACCACTGGGACAAGCTCGGCCAGCTGGTGCGCCTGCGCAACGAGAACAACAGCGAAGCCACCTTCGCCTACGACCCCGTAGGCCGTTTGCTCAAGGAGACAGGCTTCGACAAGCAAGCCACCGATTACCTATACGACAACGGCAGTGACCTCCCCACGCGCCGCCTCGATGGCGACCGCATCACGCACTTCGACTACGACCCCATGGGCCGCTTGGTCGAAAGCAACGCTGGGCAGCGTGGCGGCAAAGAGTGGGAAACCGAAACCTTCGCTTACGACGGGAACGGTAGACTGCTGCTCGCCGAGAACAAGGACTGCAAACTGCAGTGGTTCTACGATCTTGCGGGCAACAATACCCGTGAGCACCAGCACTTCAAGTACATGCAGCAGCCCAAGGTCGCCGTATTCACCCACGAATACGACGCCCTGAATCTGCGGGTTGCCACCACGCGGCCGGATGGCCATAGGGTCAGTTGGCTTACCTATGGCAGCGGGCACCTGCTTGGCCTCAAGTTCGATGATCGCGAACTGCTCAGCTACCAGCGCGATGACCTGCACCGGGAGATTGGCCGCGAACAAGGCAATGGCCTGGTTCAGCGTCAAACCTGGACCGCGAATGACCAACTGCTCGAACAGACCCTGGCGCCCCGAGGTGCTACCAAGCGCATCGCGGCTCGCAATTATCGATACGACGAGAGCGGTCAGCTTACCCACGTCAACGATCTGAACCGGGGTGACACGTACTACCGATACGACCCGGTGGGCCGACTGCTCGAAGCCACCCACAACTACAGCAAGGAGACATTCGCCTTCGACCCGGCGAGCAACCTGCTGGACCCCGACGCGCCGCCTGGACCGAACCCGCACTCGCCGCGCAAGATCAACGACAACGTGCTACGCAGCTACTGCGGCACGCAATATCGATACGATGAACGTGGCAACCTGCTGGAGCGGATCGAGAACGGCAAGACAGGTCATTTCACGTGGGACCTCTACAACCGGCTGCGGCGTTATGAAGATGATCGGCTGATCGTCAGTTTCGCCTATGACGCATTGGGCCGTCGTCTATACAAGAACTCACGCGCCAAGTACCGGGATCGGCCTCAGGCAGGGCCATTGTGGAACGAGAACGCTCGACGGCAGCGGGATGAGGAACTGGGCTGCGGATTCACCTGGTTTACCTGGGACGGCGACACGCTTGCCACGGAGTGCCGTGATCAGAAGGAACGGGGTGGCAGCACCACTCACTATGTGTTTGAGCCAGGGACGTTCATACCTGTAGCTCAAGCTGTGACCAATACTGTCTTGGACCTCCTACCACAGCCCCTGTATGGAGATCATTACAGCATCGATAGAGATCCGATCTGGCTGCACAAGCCCAAAGCAGGGCCGATTGAAGCGTTTGTTTGGTATCAATGCGATAAGCTCGGTACGCCTATGGAGCTGACTGACGAAGATGGGCAGATAGCCTGGAGCGGAGCCTTTAAAGCGTGGGGGTTTGCTGAAGAGGTGCGGAAAGACGCAGTTCAAGCAGCTAAATTTGGGAATCCGCTACGCTTCCAGGGGCAATATTGTGATAACGAGACAAAACTACATTACAACCGTCATCGCTATTACGACCCCGAAATTGGCCGTTTCGCCGGAAAAGATCCGATAAGATTTTTGGGGGGAATAAATATATATCAGTACGCTCCCAACCCAACTCAATGGATCGACCCCCTGGGTCTTGCTCGCTCCGGCCAATGGGTTGCCGTGGGAAATGGGCGGATTAGAATAGATCCACCACACGTTGAAAACACAGACCAACAAGTCCATGCTCATTGCCAGTGCAAGAGCAGAAAAAGAGAAGTCGTTGTAAACATGGATGGTTCTCAGAGCCATAAATCACGCGGAAGCACCACTGAGCTCACGCGAACCGAGAAAGATTTCCTTAGAAATAAAGGATTTAACCTATGA
- a CDS encoding RHS repeat protein, giving the protein MLLVHLDKTCEHFERDAEGRLLSHTDALYRRIRWTYNEAGLIYQRHNSNDTTLTFH; this is encoded by the coding sequence GTGCTACTCGTCCACCTGGACAAGACCTGTGAGCACTTCGAGCGTGACGCCGAAGGCCGCTTGCTCAGCCATACCGATGCCCTTTACCGACGTATCCGGTGGACCTACAACGAAGCCGGGTTGATTTATCAACGCCACAACTCCAATGACACCACCCTCACCTTTCACTGA
- a CDS encoding autotransporter assembly complex family protein, translated as MTYSGRLTWGLVIWAASFAAWGQSELLVKVKPANKALKANVEGYIGTLGNRDEEALLRFSRGAQEQARKAAQALGYYQAQIDTEVKPASEADRSPQLIITIDPGEPIRLRNVTVRIEGPASEMKAFRVPDSKALRAGEQLNHGHYEDAKRLIQNQASRYGFFSGRFSRQRLAVDPQAGVADIELVYQSGPRYHLGAVTFGGDTPLDDDLLQRMVSFKPGTPYDSELIAELNNDLQSSGYFEGVRVDAAPTAAVGEEIPVDVRLETRKPRTMGLGLGFSTDVGPRGKANWTRHWVNPQGHSYGWETELSAPRQNVGLWYDIPLDPPLTDKLRFAGGYQNEEIAGTDTLSKLLTVGPEWHSKLPSGWQRVISLKYQREEYRLGDDSGLSNLLMPGVSYAFLRSDNRIDPHNGYRLQFDVQAAKEGLVSDTNLLHGNVLLKGLTTLGHNHRLLGRVQFGGSATNGFKNNIPPSLRFFAGGDQSVRGYDYQTLSPKNSDGDRIGGRYLVAGSVEYQYSLTEKWRLATFVDQGNSFNDLELPSLKTGVGFGVRWVSPVGPLRLDLAKALDDEGGIRLHFSMGPEL; from the coding sequence ATGACGTATTCAGGAAGATTGACCTGGGGCCTGGTTATCTGGGCCGCCAGTTTCGCAGCATGGGGCCAGAGCGAGTTGCTGGTAAAGGTCAAACCGGCCAACAAAGCGCTCAAGGCCAATGTCGAAGGCTATATCGGTACCCTTGGCAACCGCGATGAAGAAGCACTGCTTCGTTTCAGTCGCGGCGCCCAGGAGCAGGCGCGCAAAGCCGCGCAGGCACTTGGCTACTACCAGGCGCAGATCGACACCGAGGTCAAGCCCGCCAGCGAGGCTGACCGTTCCCCGCAACTGATCATCACCATCGACCCCGGCGAGCCAATTCGCCTGCGCAACGTGACCGTGCGCATCGAAGGCCCCGCCAGCGAGATGAAAGCCTTTCGCGTGCCCGACAGCAAGGCCCTGCGCGCGGGCGAACAGCTCAACCACGGCCATTACGAAGATGCCAAGCGGCTGATCCAGAATCAGGCGTCGCGCTACGGCTTCTTCAGCGGGCGTTTCAGCCGCCAGCGCCTGGCGGTCGACCCCCAGGCCGGGGTGGCCGATATCGAGCTGGTCTACCAGAGCGGCCCGCGCTATCACCTGGGCGCCGTCACCTTCGGTGGCGACACACCGCTGGACGACGACCTGCTGCAGCGCATGGTCTCGTTCAAGCCGGGTACGCCTTACGACTCGGAACTGATCGCCGAGCTGAACAATGACCTGCAATCGAGCGGCTACTTCGAAGGCGTGCGCGTGGATGCTGCGCCCACCGCCGCCGTGGGCGAAGAAATCCCGGTGGATGTCCGCCTGGAAACCCGCAAGCCGCGCACCATGGGCCTGGGCCTGGGCTTCTCGACCGACGTCGGGCCACGCGGCAAGGCCAACTGGACCCGCCACTGGGTCAACCCGCAGGGCCATAGCTACGGCTGGGAAACCGAACTGTCGGCACCCCGGCAGAACGTCGGCCTTTGGTACGACATCCCCCTCGACCCGCCGCTGACCGACAAGTTGCGCTTTGCCGGCGGCTACCAGAACGAAGAAATTGCCGGCACCGATACCCTCAGCAAGCTGCTGACGGTGGGCCCTGAGTGGCACAGCAAGCTGCCCAGCGGCTGGCAGCGGGTGATTTCTCTCAAGTACCAGCGCGAGGAGTACCGCCTGGGTGATGACTCCGGGCTGAGCAACCTGTTGATGCCCGGGGTGAGTTACGCCTTCCTGCGCAGTGACAACCGTATCGACCCGCATAACGGTTACCGTCTGCAGTTCGATGTGCAGGCGGCCAAGGAAGGGCTGGTCTCCGACACCAACCTGCTGCATGGCAATGTGCTGCTCAAGGGCCTGACCACCCTTGGCCATAACCACCGCCTGCTCGGCCGGGTGCAGTTCGGTGGCAGCGCGACCAATGGCTTCAAGAACAACATTCCGCCGTCGCTGCGCTTTTTCGCCGGTGGCGACCAGAGCGTGCGTGGCTACGACTACCAGACCCTGTCGCCGAAGAACAGCGATGGCGACCGCATTGGCGGGCGCTATCTGGTCGCCGGCAGTGTCGAGTACCAGTATTCGCTGACCGAAAAGTGGCGGCTGGCTACCTTCGTCGACCAGGGCAACTCGTTCAATGACCTGGAGCTCCCAAGCCTCAAGACCGGTGTCGGTTTTGGCGTGCGCTGGGTGTCGCCGGTCGGGCCGCTGCGCCTGGACCTGGCCAAGGCGCTGGACGATGAAGGAGGAATTCGCCTGCACTTTTCCATGGGGCCTGAGCTGTGA
- a CDS encoding GNAT family N-acetyltransferase, translated as MPETTAVPARVCLLDDGYSREARSLLYNAYRHEPTFAYIFEAQRPGYEQRLRVMVREWVRQHFYLQLPAIGLLLEDRLIALALIVPPLRRLGVADSWAWRLRMVLGTGLRCTRRYMDYQAALASCLPTDQVHVLPLLGVHPKFQGKHYGEQLLQAVHDWCADDPGTQGVVLDTGNEHYLAFYQRQGYEEIGEVAVGPIRERVFFHPNPVSSSSAFA; from the coding sequence ATGCCCGAAACCACTGCCGTTCCGGCCCGAGTCTGCCTGCTCGATGATGGCTACAGCCGCGAGGCGCGTTCGCTGTTGTACAACGCCTACCGTCATGAACCTACCTTCGCCTACATCTTCGAGGCCCAACGCCCAGGTTATGAGCAGCGCCTGCGGGTGATGGTGCGCGAATGGGTACGCCAGCATTTCTACCTGCAGTTGCCTGCCATTGGCCTGCTGCTGGAGGACCGCCTGATCGCCCTGGCGCTGATCGTGCCGCCGCTGCGCAGGCTGGGGGTGGCCGACAGCTGGGCCTGGCGCCTGCGCATGGTATTGGGTACCGGCCTGCGCTGCACACGCCGCTACATGGACTACCAGGCCGCCCTGGCCAGCTGCCTGCCCACCGACCAGGTGCATGTGCTGCCGCTGTTGGGCGTGCACCCGAAATTTCAGGGCAAGCACTACGGTGAGCAATTGTTACAAGCTGTTCATGACTGGTGCGCAGACGACCCTGGCACCCAAGGTGTGGTGCTGGACACCGGCAACGAGCACTACCTGGCCTTTTACCAACGCCAGGGTTATGAGGAAATTGGCGAGGTAGCTGTAGGACCAATCCGGGAGAGGGTGTTCTTCCATCCCAATCCGGTCTCCTCCAGTTCTGCTTTTGCGTAA
- the xthA gene encoding exodeoxyribonuclease III, whose translation MKIVCFNINGLRARPHQLAALIEKHQPDVIGLQETKVSDDQFPLADVQALGYHVHYHGQKGHYGVALLSRQAPLSLYKGFASDEEDAQRRFIWGTFADAEGNPITIMNGYFPQGESRDHPTKFPAKQRFYSDLQALLEGQFRNDQPLLVMGDMNISPQDCDIGIGPDNAKRWLKTGKCSFLPEEREWMERLKGWGLVDSFRHLYPEVTDRFSWFDYRSRGFEDEPKRGLRIDLIMASQHLVPRIKDAGVDYELRGMEKPSDHAPIWLELS comes from the coding sequence ATGAAGATCGTCTGTTTCAACATCAACGGCCTGCGCGCCCGCCCGCACCAGTTGGCGGCGCTGATCGAAAAGCACCAGCCGGACGTGATCGGCCTGCAGGAAACCAAGGTCAGTGACGATCAGTTCCCGCTGGCCGACGTGCAGGCGCTGGGCTACCACGTGCATTACCACGGTCAGAAGGGCCACTATGGCGTGGCCCTGCTGTCGCGCCAGGCGCCGCTGAGCCTGTACAAGGGCTTCGCCAGCGATGAGGAAGACGCCCAGCGCCGCTTCATCTGGGGCACCTTCGCCGATGCCGAAGGCAACCCGATCACCATCATGAACGGCTACTTCCCCCAAGGTGAAAGCCGTGACCACCCTACCAAGTTCCCAGCCAAGCAGCGCTTTTACAGCGACTTGCAGGCGCTGCTGGAAGGCCAGTTCCGCAATGACCAGCCACTGTTGGTGATGGGCGACATGAATATCTCGCCGCAGGACTGCGACATCGGCATCGGCCCGGACAACGCCAAGCGCTGGCTCAAGACCGGCAAGTGCAGCTTCCTGCCGGAAGAGCGCGAGTGGATGGAACGCTTGAAAGGCTGGGGGTTGGTGGACAGCTTCCGCCATCTGTACCCGGAGGTGACCGACCGCTTCAGCTGGTTCGACTACCGCAGCCGCGGCTTCGAGGACGAGCCCAAGCGCGGCCTGCGCATCGACCTGATCATGGCCTCGCAGCACCTGGTGCCGCGGATCAAGGATGCGGGTGTGGACTATGAACTGCGCGGGATGGAAAAGCCCTCGGACCATGCGCCGATCTGGCTGGAATTGAGCTGA
- a CDS encoding sigma-70 family RNA polymerase sigma factor: MHDLDDHQWRELLARLRRFAVWLTRESGSADDLVQATVERALSRRDQQRDADALRAWLFTILYRLFLDGKRRERLHARWLSWFGRAERDDEPVGGNIEAIVLAQADLQAFARLTAEQRALLLLVSIEGLSYKEAALALGIPIGTVMSRLSRARNALRELTEGNPQPPALRRLK; encoded by the coding sequence ATGCATGATCTGGACGACCACCAGTGGCGCGAGCTGCTGGCCCGCCTGCGCCGCTTTGCCGTGTGGCTGACCCGTGAGTCGGGCAGCGCCGACGACCTGGTGCAGGCCACGGTCGAGCGGGCCTTGAGCCGGCGCGACCAGCAACGCGACGCCGATGCCCTGCGGGCCTGGCTGTTCACCATCCTGTATCGGCTGTTCCTCGACGGTAAGCGCCGCGAGCGCCTGCATGCGCGCTGGTTGTCCTGGTTCGGCCGCGCCGAGCGCGACGATGAGCCGGTCGGTGGCAACATCGAGGCGATTGTGCTGGCCCAGGCCGATTTGCAGGCCTTTGCCCGGCTCACGGCTGAGCAGCGGGCGTTGCTGCTGCTGGTCAGCATCGAAGGTTTGAGCTACAAGGAGGCCGCCCTGGCCCTGGGCATTCCGATCGGCACTGTGATGTCGCGCCTGTCGCGCGCCCGCAATGCCTTGCGCGAACTGACCGAGGGCAACCCACAGCCACCGGCCTTGCGGAGACTGAAATGA